Proteins from one Methanococcoides methylutens genomic window:
- a CDS encoding universal stress protein, with amino-acid sequence IHRDWKTAMQVSLPEHISPAQWREFAKIADENWKIERKKHLEEKAENILSYVEELGKNKGVDVEKVHIEGKPANEILDFASDKNVDLIVMGTLGMGSDGTFRLGRVAERVIHHASCDVMSVR; translated from the coding sequence AATACACAGGGATTGGAAAACGGCAATGCAGGTCTCACTTCCAGAACACATATCTCCGGCCCAGTGGCGTGAATTTGCAAAGATTGCCGACGAGAACTGGAAAATAGAACGCAAGAAACATCTCGAGGAAAAAGCAGAAAATATTCTTTCCTACGTAGAAGAACTCGGGAAAAATAAGGGCGTAGATGTCGAAAAAGTACATATCGAAGGCAAACCGGCAAATGAGATCCTTGATTTTGCCTCCGATAAGAACGTAGACCTGATTGTTATGGGCACATTGGGAATGGGTTCTGATGGGACATTCCGGCTGGGACGTGTAGCAGAAAGAGTAATCCATCATGCAAGCTGTGATGTAATGTCGGTCAGGTAA